The DNA segment GATCGTCAAGGGCCGCCACTGCCAGGACGACCTAGACTGCGCCCGCCACGCATTGGAATTTTCCCGCGAGACCCTGGCATCCGGGGAGTATGACCTGGTCATACTGGACGAGGTGAACGTGGCCGTCTATTTCGACCTTATATCATGTGACGATGCGATAAACATGCTACGGAAGAGGGACCGTGGTGTGGAGGTCGTATGTACTGGGAGGAACGCCCCCGAGGAACTGAAGAGGGAGGCGGACCTGGTGACCGTCATGGTCGTCGAGAAGCACCCTT comes from the Methanomassiliicoccales archaeon genome and includes:
- the cobO gene encoding cob(I)yrinic acid a,c-diamide adenosyltransferase, which encodes MEKNELGLLQVYTGDGKGKTTAAMGLALRAWGHGLRICVIQFMKKGEDYGEVRGLRKMDVDVFQFGSGKLIVKGRHCQDDLDCARHALEFSRETLASGEYDLVILDEVNVAVYFDLISCDDAINMLRKRDRGVEVVCTGRNAPEELKREADLVTVMVVEKHPYDGGLEARKGIEY